Genomic window (Magnolia sinica isolate HGM2019 chromosome 6, MsV1, whole genome shotgun sequence):
TCTTTTGGCTTTTGGCCTTTTAATAGaatcatctttccaaaaaaaaaaaaaaagttgttcaGCATGCTCGCCATAAATAGCAAATGTTGCGTAACTTTGAACCATGACAGGAATTTGGGAACAGATAACAATTTCCATAATTGTAGATTTTCATGGTATACTATCTGCAACATTGGGGTTATTCTAACTACATATTCTAAACATGGTCTTGGTTAAATTCATACCATTACTTCTCCATTGATTTCATAGATAGGTTCATACCATTACTTCTCCATTGATTTCATACATAGGCCCTACCATTATACTTTAGACAAGTATCCGATTAACTTGATATGTTATATGTAAActtcaccatcaccaccaccatcattatctaagccttatcccagtgttcgaaatacttgtatcgcgttacgtatcacatccttgggaaaCAAAtgcgtatcagttatcgcatgggatatatcataggtatcgtgtaatttatcgcgctttttgggaaatatggggaaacattgggaaaatagttgaagttttcaatgaaacttaCATTGATTGTTTAAAAAGGCCTCAATACAcagttttaaatcataacatcttaaaGAAGAAGTGCatgtaataggtttcctttgtatagggtcataagctatgcgctgtctaattgaactaatgcaactatattcaaattgaatgcataacatttagagtgtatatgATCATCATTTTATCAAACGCTCCGaagtacttcaaaattagtctcaattgacagctgtttgaagggaaattttgattttttaaaaaaaatatttcaaaaatattttattaatctttaattaaaaaatgaattttatttttcaaaaattacaaatcagtagatcaaccctcatacatgattgatttcatgtttggagtgcaacattgcaagcaatttgagagaaattggggaaaattttgaattttcccaaaatttcccaaatcaaacttcctacactcaaatttcaaaattagagtgtatgagataatcatttcatcaaatactcttaaatacttcgaaattagccTCAATTGACatctagttgaaggaaaatttcgaaaaaaaaaatggagaacgtGAAGAATAAAttgatatcgaaatcaaagctccaactccgtgatttttcatgcaaaacataaagaaccaatggatttgttaAACATtcgacactaatttaacataattattaaaaaatatatcggaaattgaaaatgctcaccaaatcgaacatgtgggatatatcggcactacctatgcatttcgttTCACACGGGTGGAATCTAAGATATATCGTgtgatatattggccgatatcgttgatatttaaaacattgcctacAACAACAACATACACtatgggatctcttcctacaaatgccttgtcaactcatccataaccaatgcaaaaaagTACAGACTCAATGCCAACCTAAGGTGCAAGTCTATTGTTGTTGGGAACTCACTCATCTCTCCACTAgcggtcctcacatttgttattgcTCCCTCATAGATATCCTTAAGCATGCCAATATATCCTCTCgaaactcctttctttcctaACACCCACTAGATTAACTCTCTAAGGATTATATCATTAGCTTTCTCtaaagtcaataaagaccatgtcaATATCCCTCTCCATATATAATATCCATCAATTGTACAAGTAGGAAAATAACTTCAGCAATGGACCTCCCTGGCATGAAAacaaactgattttctgatacattcgTCTCATGCATCGATCTTTGCTCAATCACTTTTTCTCAAAGTTTCTTTCTATGGTTCGTAAGTTTAATCCCATTGTCGTTGGTGCTGCTCTatatgtctcctttattcttataaataggtaccacggtacttttcctccattcgtTTGGCATTTCCTTCGATCTAATAATTTTGTTTGTGAACTTTTGCCATGAAaatatgttgatgcatttgttgaGCAGGCATGCCTGGCTAATTAAACATGTGGATGATGTATTTTGGTTAATCTAGACAAGGGCGTAAAGGGTTCGTTAAATCCAATTACATTGAATTATTGTACAAGTGGCCTCTTCATGCATGGATATGACTCTGATGAGGATTTTCAATCATTTCTGTGTCAAGTGTCTGTGCTTATGGGATGGTTTTTAAAATGTTCCATACAACACAACTTGGTTTGGACTGAGTCATATCAGTTTTGGCTCCCAATGAAACGAGTTATCAGATTGAACTGATAGAGTCAGGGCGTGTCGTCTGGTTTTGGTCCTCAGGCGAGTCATGCTCCAAAACAGCTATTTAAATCAATGCTTCGGAGATATGCCTTCCAATTTGCTATATAATAGCTCTATAATATGCATGCTTCATGACTGCAGAATACAAATGGAGGTCTTTCAAGTGGGAAGAAAGTCACTGTTGTTTTTGTCTTAGGTGAGCACCCAATGATTTCATATTTTTGCGGATGTGGTTTATTCCTCAAATAATTATGTGGTTTAGCATTTGCCTTTACAAGTTCAAATCTTAGGTTTTCTCGCAAAACTATTTTTCAAACATTACTTCATCTATTTCTGACAGTGTTTTTTTTACTGGCTTTAATGATTGGTATGGAAGTGGATATTTAACTACCAATGCAGTCCCATACCTATTTTGTTATTGCACTCACATCAATGTTTTAAAACTCCCTGGTTGTCTCTTCTCAAAACAACCAATGCGGTCCCAATGTATTGGTGTGGTACTACTGTATCTTTCACCACCAATATGGCCCCGTATTGGCTGTTTCGGGCTGAGACAGCCGAGTCGTTCATGTGCAATACCGGTCTGTATTCAGCAATATGTACCAGTTTCGgatgatactttaaaccttgaCTCACATAGATTTTCTATACCTTGCATAGTCTGCTCTATTTTTCTAATGTATTTATTAAGGGTTTTCAGCTGATAGCAACAATGTCAATAAATATATGTTCAGGCGGTCCGGGCAGTGGAAAGGGCACCCAGTGTGCAAATATTGTTGAACACTTTGGCTACACCCATCTCAGTGCTGGTGATCTCCTTCGAGCAGAAATAAAATCCGGTTCTCAAAATGGGTATGCAACCATGCATttcgtttttatttttattcttcctATATCTTAGTCATTGAAATTGAATTGAAGCCACATTTGTTGTATATAAACTCAACTTCTGCATCGGTGGTGAAAAAAATGTGGGGTACCATGACTTTACCTGATGAAAATATTAAAACCtagaaaaatggaaattttgCACAAGAAGATTGGAAATTTTGAATTGCATTTATGTCAATTAGATTGATTTCATTAGGTTGTAATTAATGCCAAATTACTGATATCTATTGTTTTCTGCTTGCAAATTAATTGCTTTTCAGATACTGCAATTTAAATAAATTTCTAATGGCCATAGATTTTGGATTGTGATTGATGTGAGAATATCTCTTTCCATATATATTCTTTATCTATAAACTCTCAATGGCTTATTGTCGTCTTCCCTGCTCCAGTACCATGATCCAGAATATGATACAAGAGGGAAAGATTGTGCCTTCTGAGGTAACAGTtaagcttctccaacaggcaatGGAGGAAAGTAAAAATGACAAATTTCTTATTGATGGCTTTCCCCGGAATGAAGAAAACCGTGCTGCATTTGAAAACGTTGTAAGTATGATGTTCTGCTAGCCAAATTGCTTTCTGCATTTTGTTAGATCAAAGTTATAAAGCTTCcattagggctgcaacttgggggtttgagtatccataggtggtgaaatcccactacggcgtgagtgtgtcggggtgtgtatgtgtgtgttaaaaaaaaaaagaaaaaaaaaaaagggctgcaacttgggttcgggtCAACCTGAACCCGACTGACCCAACCAGAGTCTGGGTTGGGTCTggtcaggttgtcaaggtccttgggttgggttgaggaaTGCTAGCCTGATTTGAATTCGGGTTGGGTTTGGGTGGGtcaggaataatcacatgtatgaTGTATCTGGGTCAGGTCGCGTTGGGTCAAGCATAGAGGACTTTGGGTTTTGTTCTGTTCAGGTACCTCAGGTTGGAATCCTGGTCGGGTTGAGTTGCAGGTCAGGTTGGACTCGGGTTGACCCAACCCACCTGAGTTGCACCCGAGCTTCCATGTTGTTATGAGAACTTCCTAATCAGAATGGCTAATCAAGGACAGTCTTGATTCATATTCTTATGTGGAAATTGGAAGTCCAGGTTACTTTTCCATTCTAGTTGATAATTCTGCATTCTCTTGCAGACAAAGATCATCCCAGAATTTGTACTGTTTTTTGACTGTTCAGAAGAAGAGATGGAAAGGCGTCTTTTGAATAGGAATCAGGTAAGGCATGTGTATCTTTCTGTTTTTAGATTTTCTAATTACCATACACCCTTTGACactgtttctttctttttccatttattattattattattaatttaataattatggTTCATGAAGGGAAGAGTTGATGATAACATTGAGACAATCAGGAAGCGGTTCAAAGTTTTTATAGAATCCAGTTTACCTGTAATTCAGTATTACAGCTCCAAAGGGAAGGTTCGGAAGgtaatttgtttttgtttttatgttgccTCTTTACAAAGTCATGAAGGTTCTGATGTGATAATGTTAATTGTTGGCATTTTGGCCtacttctccaaaaaaaaaaaaaaaactattcctGCATTTTACCAGTGACTTTGATGCATTAAAAACAAGGTCCCACAGAAGTCTAGAGACAACATCATATATCATAGCTGTTTTTTCCTCTGTTTCAGTCATCCAAATTAGAAAGGGCAAGCATACCAACTTTCATGAGCATTCTCCAATGAAACATTAGCACATGGCATTTCTTGCATGAGATATTGGATCTTCTGTAACTTTCGGGTGTGTCTGGATTCCCTGTCAAGTTTCTTCTGGGCTTACATGAAAATTGTTAGTAGGCTGATTTCATGCAATGATTGAAGGTCATCTTTAACTTCTTGAATGTGTGTACATGTGGATGCACATGGACGCTGTTTGCAACAGCTAACTGCTGTTACTTTTGGTCAGATTGATGCTGGAAAGCCTGTTGAAGAGGTCTTTGAGGCTGTCAAAAGCGTTTTCTCTTCAGCTGTAAAGAACGTAAGGCACCTCTTGGCAGTTCAGTGTTGTTAATCATTACTTGTGAGATAAATGCAAAAGAGAAAAACAGATACACATGGATGCTGTTTGTAACAACTAACTGCACAATGTATGTTGAGTTATATAGATAACACATGGATGAGTTAGCCTATCTCGGGTTTTGGATCGGCTGGATGCCCTCATATCTGCTAATTTTGTTGCTATATTCCGATTAACATATCATGGCCCCACGTTGTTACATCATGTAGTTGATGGGCCAATGGAGTGCCTAGCAGCATGGTGGATTGGATATTCATGATATTTTAAATGCTCCTTCGTGGAGCGAGAAACATACAAGATCCCATGTCACAACAACTCATGCACGAGCATCTCATGTTCTTGACATGGCTGCTTTCTGTGTTGGCAGGCTCAGTAGAACTGCACCAATGATATGGGACAGAATCTTGATTAAGGTAACACTCGAGAATCTTGAGAGTGTCTTATGattggtggaccacattatgAATCATTTCTCCAGTAGCTGTATGATTGAGGATATATACTGACTTCTAAGAACGAACGAAATTCCCTTTTATGAGTAGGGATAATAATTCCTTGTTGAGGCTATTAGTTTCATAGCGGCATTTATCCTCAAAAGATCCTTGGGAAGTTCTCTGGAATTCCTTATCCCCTgctcttttgcttttcaatggttgagatatgTTATTACTATCAGAATTACAAAGGAAGATACATGAGCTTGTTGACATTTTATGGTCTGAGGTTAGCTATAGTTATTTTTCTGATAGATATTTTTTTAGAGTTGATGACCAATTAAGCAATTTCTTAATTTTCTCAAGTTTAGAGGTTTTACATTCGTTTTTTATGTATTTCACAAGAAAATTTTCAGTAGTGATGATTGTTGGCATGTTTTTGGCTTGTGTACTTGGTCGGAGGTTTGGATTTCTCAATTATGCtgataacaaaagaaaaaaaaaaattcctatccAAAAGAGAAGAAGCAAGGAagcatataaacatggatgaattaTGGAGTCTGACACATCAGAAAGGAAATAGTTTCAAGACCCACTTCATTCATGTATGGCCCATGGTttgtcaatccagaccgttgatcttatggAGTCATCATGGATGGTGGGTGCTCCAAAACTTTTCCAGATTTGGAGGGCTGTGGCCATCAAATATTTGGCAATTTCCGACACGGTTGTTTCATTCCTTTTTCCCCGTCTCAACTGTCTATTTGTAGACCACTGATTGAAGACTTGGGAACCTCTGGGAGATTTTTTGGTGAGTTCCTCGGCTAGATTAGGGCCCATATAATCAACAGTTTAGATCACTAAACCTATGTGCCCCATTAATACAAGCTGGTGCATCAGGACAATGCTATTTGGAGAGAACCATCTTCCTTTGTAAACTACTTGTAATATGCTGGACACATGATGGGTTTCACGTTTTGTTTCTGTTGCAGGCATTAATTACAGAATACGTAGCATATGTACCATGATATACATGTACCAGAGCTCCTTGGGGTGCACCATCTATGGGAGGAAGCAGCAGCAGTTACGAGTTATGTATGCCCTGTTGTATCAAGTTATTCCTAAGAAAATAAATCAGTCTTTGGAGATGATTATCTGCCCTCTTTTGGGAGATCTTCCTCCTTTCATAGCTCTTCCTATATAAAGAACAGCTGCTGTAGTTGAGTATTCTATTAATTAGATTTGTTATTTGGTTGTGgcatttctttttctctctcttttttttgaaaGCTCATATTTCAAAATGCATTTTTCCATTTCTTCTAATTACATGGCACTGGTCACCAGATCTTGCGAACAGACTGATCAGTGTCTGAGGATCATGGGAAACATGTATTGAGGACTCGGGTTGAGTCTGTTTTCTGGTTTGGCAACATGAGCCAGCAAGGAGAGAATGGCTGAGTCAAGTGAGTTAGGAATCTACTTAGGAGGGAGTGAGTTGGTCCAAGTCGcgcaagtcttaaaaccatgatggGAGATGATGCGGAGAGAAGGTAGAACTCAGAATATGGTGGAGCCGTTTCTCCAGTTTCCACGGGGTGACATGGCATTTTGGACAGCCCATCTAGTTACTCGTACAGTATATTGCATATGATATACAGAGATCTGGTAATGACAGTTAAAGTTATGGAAGGGATTGGCTATAACAAAtgttttgaggcatgagccatcCTGTCATAGGCCGGCCAGATTATGGTAAAGCCATTTCTCCACAGTACGTGTTAGATTGATTTAGCATTTGACACTGTCCATCAAGTTGCTCCTATAGTGGATGGAAAAtggtccaaactgttcatagatCAGATAACTGTACCCATTTGATCACTGGACTGCAAAGCCATGGTGCAGGAGGAAATGCCCACGGTTGTTTGAtggatggacggtcccgattgatgcaTCAAACGGCTGTGTACTGTGGAGGTATTACCATATTACTTCCCATGCTCTAGACTCTAGTGCACAAGGGGGAAGATGAGCAAGTGAATCTTAAAATAGGAGCATGTTGCCtgactgttcatctggtggaaTAGTCGTGGGTGGCCCATATTTAAAAATTTACACCTATAACAATTGTCTTGACTTTGCCGTGATTAATGTTGATTGGGGACGAATTTTATCCCCTATCGTTGCTCTAACGTCCActaatcagatggctaggatatcCCAATGATGTCTCCTTTGACCCCTTGTGCAGCAGGGTTTAACTTAATGGATGGTCTCAATGCCATGCGTGATGTGAAGAGATCTCTCTGCCAAGGCGCCcatgcttttctttttcaattttggtTTAACTTGGGGCTCGTTGGGATTCATGGAAAGCAAAGCAAAGGCAACATTAATTAAAATAAACCAATTTATTTTCCCCATCTCACGAAAGTGAATGTATCGAGGATTAAGCTCAAGGGTGAAAGCAGATTGCTTACTCAGTACGCTTCAAGCATACTGAGTGaacttgtggggcccaacatagatgtatgggtcttatccatgctgcacatcctttttttaaaatcattttatggtatgatctcaaaattgaatcatatacaaagctcaagtgaaccacaccacacgaaacagtgggaggaATGATGTCCACcaatgaaaccttcttagggctcgcagtgatgtttatttgtcatccaacctgttcataaggtcacacggatatggatgaaggaaaaaacacaaatattagcttgatccaaaacttctatgctcCCAAGAAGTCTTCCTCTGTAagcgttcaattcacattgttacTTGGGGTAtaatccatttgagatttggatatgattcaagtTTTgaattataccttaaaatgatatactaaaatagatgggcagccaggataaaatacataaatcatgatggcccctacaaagtttactcaatatgatTAAGCATAATGCTTAAGCGTGTATGGTGACTCAACACACAATTCCTTTCCCCATCCAACGTGTTACATTCATGTTCAATAGTttcacatgtgatgcatgtgtcaaTGTACTAAATGAGCCATTGTCTATCTTTGATTATTACTTACATGTGCTACTATGCCACATGTGTCACCATTCATCTACTCTTGTGCCCCATCTATAAGGTATGCTGTGGCAGTGGAGTAAGATATGGAGACATATCTTCATAGGAAACAATCTCTTGTACACCCCCTATCTTTGGCTCTTTGTCCATATTGCCGAGTTTACAACCATGTTTGTTGACGCCTACTTCTTCTAAGGTTTATGATTTACATTCTCATGTAGTCTATACAAGGAGTGCTCTAGATGGAGAGAAATGTAGTCAAATTTCATTAATTCATTTCCTGAGAGTATTCTTTGGTTTGGAAATTCTTGTATGTGGAAGAGAGATAAGTTTTATATTTCTGCTTCTATTGGTTTTAGTAAAGAAGAAAACTTATATTACTATCATGGGGAGTAAGATACTGTGGAATCATATAAATCATTATTACCTCTTATCTCTTGCTTTGGTTTAACTATTTTAACCTTTTGTTTAAACTTTCTTTTTCTTGATATTGCTTACATTGATCATGTATGAGAGTTTTTCCCCTAACAAAAAGTTACATATATGTAATGCGCCACATGTGAAATTATTCATCTTCTCCTAGACCCCActtgtgctaatgtgccacatgtgaaATTATTCTTTTTCTCTTACGCCCCACACGTTCTAAGTACTCTACATGTGCTAATGTATCACATGTGTTGTCATCTATCTTTAATAGCTCCAAATATGACACATGTGCTGATGATGCCAACCACCATCAGTACTACCATCTAGCTTTAAGTGCCAATATGTCAAATGTGCCAATGCATATCCTACATCACATGACAATGCATTTCTTATTCCAATATGTCACATGTGTCATCATCCATCTTTATTGGTTCCAAATATGCTACATGTGCTAATGATAACAATGAGCATAAGTACTACATCTAACTTTAAGTGCCCAAATATTAAATGTGCGATGCATATCTTactccacatgtgccaccatacaaCTTCAAATAACTCACACAAATAATGTATGTAGCAATTTAGCTTCATGTACCAACACATGACACTATGCCATGTCTGCTATTATTCATTTTCAAGCATCCTACATGTGTCAAATGTGCTAGAGTCACTCATGCCAGTAGTTACTCATGAAACCACCAAACGTCGGGTTTGGTAATTTTTTTAGTAGTGCTAGGAAAATCTTACTAAAATGGATTAGGATATTTTAATGCAAAATTCAACCGGGATTTGATTCACTATTTCATTTCTTATGCTTTTTATGAATCCATATAAGTAAGAGATTTTTACACAAAATACAGGTAGAATTTGGATTTCAGTTAATAATGCCATCAAAGCTTTTCTAGAAGAAAAATTATATTATCACCCTCTTATATTTTTTCCCTACAACAAAGTGGATAATTGAGAATTGTGGGGGATTATGTAACATGTAtctcacatccaacccatccatgcAGATGCACGCCAACATCATTGTTATAtgaacaaaaatatatatattatggcaGATACATCACTGTTAGATGAACAAAAAAATTTATGGTGGATACAGTCATAAGGtggacatttaaaaaaaaaaaaaaattaccattCAAGAAATCCAATTTCAAATGTTGCTAATTTGATGATCTGATCAACCCGATGTTTTGTTCATGTTATAAACTTATAACTATGATGGGGTGCATAAGTTAGatggttggatgttatacacataccatGTGGCCTAATGAGTCTTGAACTTcactattttttaaataaaaaataaaggtaaaataaagatttcttgcaaattatgataaaaaaatctttcatttttgggggCTTTATTCGATTCTCGATATGCATATATATGATGCTTGGACAATCCGACTTAATTACACTGACTAAATTACGAAGCCCACTTTACTTAAGTTATAGAGCAACCCAAGCCTCTGATCCACAGCAACTTGTTCGGTGAAATAAGACTGCTGGAtattttttcatttctaaccgtccaataaatgtccaccaatctgataatcaatAATTAACCATgagtaatgtttttttttcttttttcccttcatccatgtctatatgatctcatgaataggttggatgacaaataaacactactgtCAGCATTAGGAATGtctcaatggtggaaatcaatatttccaccatttcctgtggcatggtccacttgagctttgtgtatgctttgatttttggatcaactcctgaaatgatctggaaaaatggatggacagcgtagataaactacatgcattcacgatgggcccaagaAATTTATGGTAAAAAATCCTTCATTTTCAAGGCTTTATTCGATTCTCGATATGCATATGATGCTTGAACAATCCGACTTAATTAGACTTACTGAATTATGAAGCCCACTTTATTAAGTTATAGAACAATCCGAGCCTCTGATCCACAGCAACTTGTTCGGTGAAACAAGACTGCtggatatttttttcatttctaaccatccaataaatgtccacaaatctgaCAATCAATAATTAACCATGagtagtgtttttttttcttcttctttggctaCACCTAAACTCGTACCGCAAatctggacggtttaatttgaattattttcatgccatgtatgcattgtgtaattaattaattaattaatttttacatgcctgtgtatcatccatgacaATATGTAGCGTATCAAAGTGTACCCTCTCCATCGTATATTGTAGAGCCCCCTTCCACCGTTTCCTTGGAAGGGTAGACAATGGATCAAGACCGTTCACCTACAGAGAATTCAAAACCACACCGATATACTCTTTTGGGGTTTTTTGTTTGCAGATGTTACAGAACATTTGTTTCGGGCTTTTTTTGAATCACGGTCCATCTGTGGTGGGATACACTAAATGCAGGGACCTGATTGCTGCTTATGCCTCATGGACTTGATcgacccatcatggattgcttaaaAGTATACAAATCTCTTCATTTTCTAGAACTGAACGTGAACCGTTAGATAATTTTTTTACTACTAACGGTCCACTAATCGGATGGATAGAAACAATATGAAGGATGAAATCAGAtcgcatactgagttactcagtacgcttttatcgtactgagtaaactcagctgagcctactgtgaatgtatgtatgttatccacgccgtccatccgtttttcaagctcattttagtggttgaatccAAAATATAATTATtcgcaaagctcaagtggaccacaccacaggaaacggtgggaataatgacttccatcaatgaaacctttatagggcccacagtgatgtttatttgtcatccaatccgttagtaatatcacaaagacatggatgaaagtaaaccacaaatatcagattgatccaaagcttgtgtgggccccaagaaattttcaacgatagaatttcaattcacaaatTTTCCAgtggtaaggtccacttgagatttgaatatactttatttttgagatCAAGACTCAAATTATactttaaaatgaatggacggagtagataaaatatgtcaatcacggtggaccccacagagtttactcagtacgcttagcgcaCTGAGTTACTCATACGCAAACCGCTTCCATGATGGATATTaagttttggaaattttccaTCCACATTACTTAAAACtcgatggacggttctgattgataCGTTACCCTGTCATGTGTGCTGTGAATAGAAAGGTTCTACCGAAATCCGGTTCGTATCGATTCTACTGGATAATCTCCCTATATAACGAGGTCGTCTGAAGTTTAAGCGTTTGGACCATATAAATTACATCCTATTAAGTTTATTCAGCATCTAACCCATCCACTATGATTTTCCCATCATttggatcagattttcaaaaaaaaaaaaaaaagctgatatttgttttttcccttaatttgtgcctgtatgacctaattaacagattggatgtcaaataaacagtacagtggcccgtaggaggattttaatggtggatatccaatcactattgttttcctgtggtgtggtccacctgagattatatccctctcatattttgggtcaagtgctaaaatgatctttaaaaatggatgaatggaatggattaaaaacatacatcatggacggttctgattgataCGTTACCCTGTCATGTGTGCTGTGAATAGAAAGGTTCTACCGAAATCCGGTTCGTATCGATTCTACTGGATAATCTCCCTATATAACGAGGTCGTCTGAAGTTTAACCGTTTGGACCATATAAATTACATCCTGTTAAGTTTATtcagaatctaacccatccaCTATGATTTTCCCATCATttggatcagattttcaaaaaaaaaaaaaacagctataTCCATTCATCTATCGACCCACAttcatatttttttctatttatcaatagcTAGAaaatgtttcatttggtgtggacTATTTGATAAGTAAATAcgaattatttttataaatcctATATTTCATGATGgatccaacctattggaaggtttAGATTCATATATACCTAACAGGTTGGAAATTATTCTCTAGATGGACTGTTGTTTGTCTTCCAATCCGTTGTACATGAAACTTCCTATATTATTCTCCTCGCGTAGGAGAATTCCATGCTGGAAGATTTCGTGGATGTTATTTCCCGAAATATCTGGGTTTTGATACATGTTAAAAATGAACTTTCGTATTCCTCAATAATTTGTCTTTACCTAAAATCgaaaccgtccaaacagtgggtcccactataagtTGGCCACCTACAAAATCAGTTTGACTATACAACCATCACCAGTGATTGGTGGACCGTTTTCTCATCTAATTTGGACTGTTATTACTTTCCAGTTTTACAGCCCAT
Coding sequences:
- the LOC131248135 gene encoding UMP-CMP kinase 4-like; the encoded protein is MGAVVDAAPTLASNENTNGGLSSGKKVTVVFVLGGPGSGKGTQCANIVEHFGYTHLSAGDLLRAEIKSGSQNGTMIQNMIQEGKIVPSEVTVKLLQQAMEESKNDKFLIDGFPRNEENRAAFENVTKIIPEFVLFFDCSEEEMERRLLNRNQGRVDDNIETIRKRFKVFIESSLPVIQYYSSKGKVRKIDAGKPVEEVFEAVKSVFSSAVKNAQ